A section of the Bacillota bacterium genome encodes:
- a CDS encoding ABC transporter permease — protein sequence MSTPRGFSAKRVLALMRQHLIVALRDNIVVYIIVAPVLMALMLKLLVPAAERSHLLFAVDRAVSPEVVGRLREYGDVELFERGGVISRVERPDAAAGVLDDEGRLCLVLEGNEPRELVETYEIILEDINHVTPVAEFREERLSSEGWFVLDLVTVGLIMAALFFCGTVSGFTIVAERDTKVIRALAVSPTGVSEYAAARGLLATMLAAAVVVMTGCVMVGRSADVFRLLALVAFSAPLTTLVGLLTGMFAHNQITAIALLKIAMPLYLAVPLGSTFVPGGLRFLFYALPNYWQLEALKAMYAPSLVTRDFMPSMLLTALCALPFLALAAGKFGKHVGLCR from the coding sequence GTGAGCACGCCTCGAGGTTTCTCCGCGAAACGGGTTCTCGCACTAATGCGACAGCATCTCATCGTGGCTCTGCGCGACAACATCGTGGTGTACATCATCGTTGCTCCGGTTCTCATGGCGCTTATGCTCAAGCTGCTTGTCCCTGCGGCCGAGAGATCCCACCTATTGTTTGCGGTCGATCGTGCTGTGAGTCCCGAAGTGGTAGGTAGGCTTCGGGAATACGGAGACGTGGAGCTCTTCGAGCGTGGAGGCGTGATCTCTCGGGTGGAGCGCCCGGACGCTGCCGCAGGCGTGCTTGACGACGAGGGCAGGCTGTGCCTGGTGCTCGAGGGCAACGAGCCGCGGGAGCTCGTCGAAACGTACGAGATCATCTTGGAAGACATCAACCATGTCACGCCAGTAGCCGAATTCAGAGAAGAGAGACTCAGCTCGGAGGGGTGGTTCGTGCTCGACCTGGTCACAGTCGGACTCATCATGGCGGCCTTGTTCTTCTGCGGAACGGTCTCTGGATTCACGATAGTGGCCGAAAGGGATACCAAGGTTATCCGAGCACTCGCGGTGTCCCCGACGGGGGTCAGCGAATACGCGGCGGCACGCGGCCTTCTCGCAACCATGCTTGCCGCGGCCGTAGTCGTCATGACTGGCTGCGTCATGGTAGGACGCTCTGCGGACGTTTTCCGCCTCCTCGCGCTCGTGGCTTTCTCGGCCCCTCTGACCACTCTGGTTGGGTTGCTCACAGGCATGTTCGCGCACAACCAGATCACCGCGATAGCGTTGCTGAAGATAGCCATGCCGTTGTACCTGGCCGTTCCTTTGGGATCCACCTTCGTGCCCGGAGGACTCCGGTTCCTTTTCTACGCCCTGCCGAACTACTGGCAGTTGGAGGCCCTGAAAGCTATGTATGCTCCATCCTTGGTGACGCGTGATTTCATGCCTTCGATGCTGTTGACGGCGTTGTGCGCCCTGCCTTTCCTGGCGCTTGCGGCGGGCAAGTTCGGGAAGCATGTGGGTCTATGCCGGTGA
- a CDS encoding ABC transporter permease, with protein MTRRVTVLFRQDLTLALRNALMPVLGFLIVLMAVTVRFVLAREWRPAESYYFVDQTEGASYESVLREAGTDSGRFLSDEEALRSAVRKNANSVGVLFTGPAACPKVTIVHSGRVSAQGINVLKAALNAMMRSVTGGSGEGAIEGAARVRFLRPEARPVPPNLTAVPGLLSFEVVVLGFVFVAVFIFQEKREGTIRAYRVSPGGASAYVISKTLVFSLVGTLYGCGLLLATMGTAVNYGVIVPLLALGAGVYTLVGISVASFFEDLSEWFLPAVLLLVLNMIPAISMVFPVFSPGWLQFIPSYPVTAAIVEVLFPSGRPVLPMMGTLLAEGVAAYAACAVLTERNLMREGGS; from the coding sequence GTGACAAGGCGCGTCACCGTGCTCTTCAGGCAAGACCTCACTCTGGCGCTTCGTAACGCGTTGATGCCGGTCCTCGGGTTCCTGATCGTGCTCATGGCGGTGACAGTGCGATTCGTTCTCGCGAGGGAATGGCGACCCGCCGAGTCCTACTACTTCGTGGACCAGACCGAAGGCGCATCGTATGAGAGCGTCCTGCGGGAAGCGGGCACTGACTCAGGACGCTTCCTGTCAGATGAAGAGGCGCTCCGAAGCGCGGTGCGCAAGAACGCGAACAGTGTCGGGGTCCTCTTCACAGGACCCGCCGCTTGCCCGAAGGTGACCATCGTTCATTCCGGTCGGGTGAGCGCACAGGGCATCAACGTCCTCAAAGCCGCGCTGAACGCGATGATGCGCAGCGTAACCGGGGGATCCGGCGAGGGAGCCATCGAAGGGGCCGCTCGGGTCAGATTCCTGCGGCCGGAAGCTCGGCCCGTGCCTCCCAATTTGACGGCCGTTCCTGGACTGCTCTCGTTCGAGGTCGTCGTGCTCGGCTTCGTGTTCGTCGCGGTATTCATCTTCCAGGAGAAGCGCGAGGGCACGATCAGGGCGTACCGGGTAAGCCCAGGGGGAGCGAGTGCCTACGTCATCTCAAAGACCCTCGTTTTCTCATTGGTGGGTACCCTGTACGGCTGCGGGCTGCTCCTTGCGACAATGGGCACTGCGGTGAACTACGGCGTGATCGTCCCCCTGCTAGCCCTGGGAGCGGGCGTTTACACGTTGGTCGGGATCTCAGTCGCTTCCTTCTTCGAGGACCTTTCGGAATGGTTCTTGCCTGCGGTCCTCCTGCTCGTGCTGAACATGATTCCCGCGATCTCGATGGTGTTTCCGGTGTTCTCGCCCGGGTGGCTGCAATTCATCCCATCGTATCCGGTGACCGCTGCGATCGTCGAGGTTCTCTTTCCGTCAGGAAGGCCGGTTCTCCCGATGATGGGAACGCTCCTGGCAGAAGGCGTGGCTGCATATGCGGCTTGTGCGGTCTTGACCGAACGAAACCTGATGAGGGAGGGCGGGTCGTGA
- the sigK gene encoding RNA polymerase sporulation sigma factor SigK, with product MLDLLIGSALLLRGLWFLASYISSGNVFPPPLSEKEEAEVLARKEKGDEEARNILIERNLRLVAHIVKKFEGTGEDQEDLISIGTIGLIKAIDTFNQRKKTRLATYAARCIENEILMHLRATRKSKGEILLYDPIGADKEGNEITLIDVLGSEPDEVTLVIEGAVEEGKLAEKVRELSRREKKVIEMRYGLGDGLRRTQREISRHLGISRSYVSRIEKRALLKLQRQMIAEGFN from the coding sequence GTGCTAGATCTCCTGATAGGTTCGGCATTGCTTCTGCGAGGATTATGGTTCCTCGCGTCCTACATATCGAGCGGCAATGTGTTCCCGCCGCCCCTTTCCGAGAAGGAGGAAGCCGAGGTCCTGGCTCGAAAGGAGAAGGGCGACGAGGAGGCGAGGAACATCCTCATAGAACGCAACCTCAGGCTCGTCGCGCACATAGTGAAGAAATTCGAAGGAACCGGGGAAGACCAGGAGGACCTCATATCCATAGGGACGATCGGCCTCATAAAGGCGATAGATACATTCAACCAGAGGAAGAAGACGAGGCTTGCCACGTACGCCGCGCGGTGCATCGAGAACGAGATTCTGATGCATCTACGCGCGACTCGCAAGAGCAAGGGCGAGATCCTGCTGTACGACCCCATTGGCGCAGACAAGGAGGGCAACGAGATCACCCTCATCGACGTTCTAGGGAGCGAGCCTGACGAGGTGACCCTCGTCATCGAAGGCGCGGTGGAGGAAGGGAAGCTGGCAGAGAAAGTGCGTGAACTCAGCAGACGCGAGAAGAAGGTCATAGAGATGCGCTACGGGCTCGGGGACGGGTTGCGGAGGACGCAGAGGGAGATCTCAAGGCACTTGGGTATCTCACGTTCCTACGTGTCTCGCATCGAGAAGAGGGCGCTCCTCAAGCTCCAAAGGCAGATGATCGCCGAGGGCTTCAATTGA